In Juglans regia cultivar Chandler chromosome 13, Walnut 2.0, whole genome shotgun sequence, the following proteins share a genomic window:
- the LOC108993995 gene encoding protein ABIL2-like isoform X1 has product MGTMSTSSTLPVPQEASNFDEVSMQQSLLFSDSLMDLKNLSTQLYSAAEYFELSYTIDDHKQIVIETLKDYATKAIVNTVDHLGSVTYKVDDFLDEKVDEVSGTELRVSCIEQRLRTCQEYIDHEGLSQQSLAINTPKYHKQYILPVGETMHGANRIKSKYQGCSLVDEVERHQFRNAVQSTIRETPTSTSSRGRRHSRSPSPRPSQRSAIFSFTASMPKKELEKRTVSPHRFPLLRSGSLSSRSVTPNSTRPTTPNSSRPTTPNPNARQRYPSEPRKSASMRLPAERENGKEVEQYPSKSKRLLKALLSRRKSKKDDMLYTYLDEY; this is encoded by the exons ATGGGGACAATGAGTACATCTTCTACCCTGCCCGTCCCTCAAGAAGCATCTAATTTTGATGAGGTTTCGATGCAGCAGAGCTTGCTTTTCTCCGATAGTCTAATG GATCTGAAAAATCTGAGTACACAGTTATATTCGGCTGCCGAATATTTTGAACTATCATACACCATTGATGACCATAAACAGAT AGTGATAGAAACGTTAAAAGATTATGCTACTAAAGCCATTGTAAATACTGTGGACCATTTGGGTTCTGTTACATATAAGGTTGATGATTTCTTGGATGAGAAGGTTGATGAAGTTTCTGGAACGGAGCTCCGTGTATCTTGCATTGAACAG AGATTACGGACATGCCAAGAGTATATTGATCACGAGGGCCTTTCTCAACAGTCACTGGCGATAAATACTCCTAAGTACCATAAGCAGTACATCTTGCCAG TTGGGGAGACCATGCATGGTGCCAACCGTATTAAATCAAAATACCAGGGTTGCAGCCTAGTTGATGAAGTTGAGCGGCACCAATTTAGGAATG CTGTTCAATCCACAATAAGAGAAACCCCAACTTCTACAAGCAG TAGAGGGCGTCGGCATTCTCGTTCGCCTTCTCCACGTCCTTCCCAACGATCTGCAATTTTTTCCTTTACTGCATCTATGCCCAAAAAAGAATTAG AGAAGAGAACAGTTTCACCACATCGGTTTCCGCTATTACGTTCTGGATCTCTTTCAAGTAGGTCAGTGACTCCAAATTCAACACGGCCCACTACTCCAAACTCAAGTAGGCCAACCACTCCAAATCCTAATGCAAGACAGCGT TACCCTTCAGAGCCCCGGAAATCAGCTTCAATGCGATTACCAGCAGAAAGAGAAAATGGCAAAGAGGTAGAACAATACCCTAGCAAAAGTAAACGTCTCCTGAAAGCTTTGCTTAGTCGACGCAAGTCAAAGAAAGATGACATGCTATACACCTACTTGGATGAATACTGA
- the LOC108993995 gene encoding protein ABIL2-like isoform X2, producing MGTMSTSSTLPVPQEASNFDEVSMQQSLLFSDSLMDLKNLSTQLYSAAEYFELSYTIDDHKQIVIETLKDYATKAIVNTVDHLGSVTYKVDDFLDEKVDEVSGTELRVSCIEQRLRTCQEYIDHEGLSQQSLAINTPKYHKQYILPVGETMHGANRIKSKYQGCSLVDEVERHQFRNAVQSTIRETPTSTSRGRRHSRSPSPRPSQRSAIFSFTASMPKKELEKRTVSPHRFPLLRSGSLSSRSVTPNSTRPTTPNSSRPTTPNPNARQRYPSEPRKSASMRLPAERENGKEVEQYPSKSKRLLKALLSRRKSKKDDMLYTYLDEY from the exons ATGGGGACAATGAGTACATCTTCTACCCTGCCCGTCCCTCAAGAAGCATCTAATTTTGATGAGGTTTCGATGCAGCAGAGCTTGCTTTTCTCCGATAGTCTAATG GATCTGAAAAATCTGAGTACACAGTTATATTCGGCTGCCGAATATTTTGAACTATCATACACCATTGATGACCATAAACAGAT AGTGATAGAAACGTTAAAAGATTATGCTACTAAAGCCATTGTAAATACTGTGGACCATTTGGGTTCTGTTACATATAAGGTTGATGATTTCTTGGATGAGAAGGTTGATGAAGTTTCTGGAACGGAGCTCCGTGTATCTTGCATTGAACAG AGATTACGGACATGCCAAGAGTATATTGATCACGAGGGCCTTTCTCAACAGTCACTGGCGATAAATACTCCTAAGTACCATAAGCAGTACATCTTGCCAG TTGGGGAGACCATGCATGGTGCCAACCGTATTAAATCAAAATACCAGGGTTGCAGCCTAGTTGATGAAGTTGAGCGGCACCAATTTAGGAATG CTGTTCAATCCACAATAAGAGAAACCCCAACTTCTACAAGCAG AGGGCGTCGGCATTCTCGTTCGCCTTCTCCACGTCCTTCCCAACGATCTGCAATTTTTTCCTTTACTGCATCTATGCCCAAAAAAGAATTAG AGAAGAGAACAGTTTCACCACATCGGTTTCCGCTATTACGTTCTGGATCTCTTTCAAGTAGGTCAGTGACTCCAAATTCAACACGGCCCACTACTCCAAACTCAAGTAGGCCAACCACTCCAAATCCTAATGCAAGACAGCGT TACCCTTCAGAGCCCCGGAAATCAGCTTCAATGCGATTACCAGCAGAAAGAGAAAATGGCAAAGAGGTAGAACAATACCCTAGCAAAAGTAAACGTCTCCTGAAAGCTTTGCTTAGTCGACGCAAGTCAAAGAAAGATGACATGCTATACACCTACTTGGATGAATACTGA
- the LOC108993994 gene encoding uncharacterized protein LOC108993994 yields the protein MGGLDKSKLEEIAVQLRKVWLRRNTLVFDKRLTCPKMLLSTSIESLKDFKQANSLANSNNEIQQSELSVNTTRWIRLAANFVKALLAACDSRRNVLSPEIAECQALWRAMQLCNDLNIQNAIFEGDAKAVIMAVKGDEENFSYFGSLIDDIRNVLSFRKSWSLQFDYRDKNTVAHNLAKAALHIVEEKVWIEIVPDFIVNSLVYDRRYMQDTHI from the exons ATGGGAGGTTTGGATAAATCTAAACTTGAAGAGATAGCTGTCCAGCTAAGGAAAGTGTGGCTGAGAAGGAACACTTTAGTGTTTGATAAGAGACTCACATGCCCAAAAATGTTGTTATCAACATCAATTGAGTCACTGAAGGATTTCAAACAGGCAAATAGTTTGGCCAACAGTAACAATGAAATTCAGCAGAGTGAACTTTCAGTAAACACGACTAGGTGGATTCGACTTGCAGCAAATTTTGTAAAG GCTTTGCTTGCAGCCTGCGATAGTAGAAGGAATGTTTTGTCACCAGAGATTGCAGAGTGTCAAGCTCTATGGAGGGCTATGCAGTTGTGCAATGATCTCAATATCCAGAATGCTATCTTTGAAGGGGATGCCAAGGCTGTCATAATGGCAGTTAAGGgtgatgaagaaaatttttcttactttgGTTCTTTAATTGATGATATTAGGAATGTATTGAGTTTTAGGAAGAGCTGGTCTTTACAATTTGATTACAGAGATAAGAATACAGTTGCACACAATCTGGCAAAGGCTGCCTTACACATAGTTGAGGAAAAAGTTTGGATAGAAATTGTTCCAGATTTTATTGTAAATAGTCTGGTTTATGATAGAAGATATATGCAGGATACTCATATATGA
- the LOC108993995 gene encoding protein ABIL2-like isoform X3: MGTMSTSSTLPVPQEASNFDEVSMQQSLLFSDSLMDLKNLSTQLYSAAEYFELSYTIDDHKQIVIETLKDYATKAIVNTVDHLGSVTYKVDDFLDEKVDEVSGTELRVSCIEQSLAINTPKYHKQYILPVGETMHGANRIKSKYQGCSLVDEVERHQFRNAVQSTIRETPTSTSSRGRRHSRSPSPRPSQRSAIFSFTASMPKKELEKRTVSPHRFPLLRSGSLSSRSVTPNSTRPTTPNSSRPTTPNPNARQRYPSEPRKSASMRLPAERENGKEVEQYPSKSKRLLKALLSRRKSKKDDMLYTYLDEY; encoded by the exons ATGGGGACAATGAGTACATCTTCTACCCTGCCCGTCCCTCAAGAAGCATCTAATTTTGATGAGGTTTCGATGCAGCAGAGCTTGCTTTTCTCCGATAGTCTAATG GATCTGAAAAATCTGAGTACACAGTTATATTCGGCTGCCGAATATTTTGAACTATCATACACCATTGATGACCATAAACAGAT AGTGATAGAAACGTTAAAAGATTATGCTACTAAAGCCATTGTAAATACTGTGGACCATTTGGGTTCTGTTACATATAAGGTTGATGATTTCTTGGATGAGAAGGTTGATGAAGTTTCTGGAACGGAGCTCCGTGTATCTTGCATTGAACAG TCACTGGCGATAAATACTCCTAAGTACCATAAGCAGTACATCTTGCCAG TTGGGGAGACCATGCATGGTGCCAACCGTATTAAATCAAAATACCAGGGTTGCAGCCTAGTTGATGAAGTTGAGCGGCACCAATTTAGGAATG CTGTTCAATCCACAATAAGAGAAACCCCAACTTCTACAAGCAG TAGAGGGCGTCGGCATTCTCGTTCGCCTTCTCCACGTCCTTCCCAACGATCTGCAATTTTTTCCTTTACTGCATCTATGCCCAAAAAAGAATTAG AGAAGAGAACAGTTTCACCACATCGGTTTCCGCTATTACGTTCTGGATCTCTTTCAAGTAGGTCAGTGACTCCAAATTCAACACGGCCCACTACTCCAAACTCAAGTAGGCCAACCACTCCAAATCCTAATGCAAGACAGCGT TACCCTTCAGAGCCCCGGAAATCAGCTTCAATGCGATTACCAGCAGAAAGAGAAAATGGCAAAGAGGTAGAACAATACCCTAGCAAAAGTAAACGTCTCCTGAAAGCTTTGCTTAGTCGACGCAAGTCAAAGAAAGATGACATGCTATACACCTACTTGGATGAATACTGA